One Triticum dicoccoides isolate Atlit2015 ecotype Zavitan chromosome 5B, WEW_v2.0, whole genome shotgun sequence genomic window carries:
- the LOC119307271 gene encoding uncharacterized protein LOC119307271, with translation MPPSPWLPRRRGSGDDASSRGWTGKGSDQRHIFSSPWQQCRQAMRRLAMNIEDKTEKRDYMFLQDAVVLLTETILSQVDADQSGRNYQAHDQRAVAEATSPLDYMTVLVLRK, from the exons ATGCCGCCGTCGCCGTGGTTGCCTCGCCGTCGTGGCTCAG GAGACGATGCGTCGTCTCGCGGCTGGACCGGAAAGGGAAGTGACCAGAGACACATCTTCTCCTCTCCTTGGCAGCAATGCAGGCAGGCGATGAGGAGGCTTGCAATG AACATAGAAGACAAAACAGAGAAGAGAGACTACATGTTCTTGCAAGATGCAGTCGTGCTGCTGACAGAAACAATTTTATCTCAAG TGGATGCAGATCAATCTGGGAGGAATTATCAGGCACACGACCAGCGAGCGGTGGCAGAAGCAACTTCTCCATTAGACTACATGACAG TGTTGGTTCTCAGAAAGTGA